One window of Botrimarina mediterranea genomic DNA carries:
- a CDS encoding NAD-dependent succinate-semialdehyde dehydrogenase, with translation MSDFPAQQLIAGDWVAAADGRTIDVIDPATEQPIATVPYGAAADAEAAIDAAAKAFPEWAAKTAYQRADVLHAAATLLRERRDALAAVTTAESGKPIAESKGEWTVVADLFDWFAEEAKRAYGRTIPAKLPGRRLMTLVQPLGVVGVITAWNFPAYNPARSIAAALAAGCTVVCRPADETPLSGFAIGAALKDAGLPAGVLNVINGAPAAMAGAMLDDQRCRKVSFTGSTEVGRLLIKQSAATITRLALELGGNAPVIVEPDAIERVGAEAFAKAAVLARFRNAGQVCVAPQRFYLHRDVCGAFVEAAAPIVAGYRVGPGADAASDIGPLVNAAQRDRVEKLLSHEHGGRVVVGGKRPANRDAGYFFEPTLVADVATNSALWREETFGPVLAVTPYDNLDEAINDANSLEAGLAAFLFTHDLNRAVHAYERLEFGMVAVNGWVPHATEGPFPGWKQSGLGAESGPEGLHEYLEPKLVSFFV, from the coding sequence ATGTCCGACTTTCCCGCCCAGCAACTGATCGCCGGCGACTGGGTCGCCGCGGCCGATGGCCGCACGATCGACGTGATCGACCCCGCGACCGAGCAGCCGATCGCCACGGTCCCCTACGGCGCCGCCGCCGACGCCGAGGCGGCGATCGACGCCGCCGCGAAGGCGTTCCCCGAGTGGGCCGCGAAGACCGCCTACCAACGCGCCGACGTGTTGCACGCCGCCGCGACGCTGCTGCGCGAACGCCGCGACGCGCTCGCCGCTGTCACCACCGCCGAGAGTGGCAAGCCGATCGCCGAGTCCAAGGGAGAGTGGACCGTTGTCGCCGACCTCTTCGACTGGTTCGCCGAAGAAGCGAAGCGCGCCTATGGCCGCACGATCCCCGCGAAGCTCCCCGGCCGGCGGCTGATGACGCTCGTGCAGCCGCTGGGCGTCGTGGGCGTGATCACGGCCTGGAACTTCCCGGCGTACAACCCGGCCCGCTCGATCGCCGCGGCGCTCGCGGCCGGCTGCACGGTGGTGTGCCGCCCCGCCGACGAGACGCCGCTGTCGGGATTCGCGATCGGCGCCGCGCTCAAGGACGCGGGACTGCCGGCGGGCGTGCTCAACGTCATCAACGGCGCCCCCGCGGCGATGGCGGGCGCGATGCTCGACGACCAGCGTTGCCGCAAGGTGAGCTTCACCGGCAGCACCGAGGTGGGCCGGCTGCTCATCAAGCAGTCCGCCGCGACGATCACGCGCCTCGCACTCGAACTCGGCGGCAACGCGCCGGTGATCGTCGAGCCCGACGCGATCGAGCGCGTCGGCGCCGAGGCGTTTGCGAAGGCGGCGGTGCTCGCCCGCTTCCGCAACGCGGGCCAGGTCTGCGTCGCGCCGCAGCGCTTCTACCTGCACCGTGATGTGTGCGGCGCCTTCGTCGAAGCGGCGGCGCCGATCGTCGCTGGCTACCGTGTCGGCCCCGGCGCCGACGCCGCCAGCGACATCGGCCCGCTAGTGAACGCCGCGCAGCGCGACCGCGTCGAGAAGCTCTTGTCGCACGAGCATGGCGGCCGTGTGGTCGTCGGCGGCAAGCGGCCGGCCAACCGTGACGCCGGTTACTTCTTCGAGCCGACGTTGGTCGCCGACGTGGCGACGAACTCGGCGTTGTGGCGCGAAGAGACCTTTGGGCCGGTGCTCGCCGTCACGCCGTACGACAACCTCGACGAAGCGATCAACGACGCCAACTCGCTCGAAGCGGGCCTCGCCGCGTTCTTGTTCACGCACGACCTCAATCGCGCGGTGCACGCCTACGAGCGCCTCGAGTTCGGCATGGTGGCCGTCAACGGCTGGGTCCCCCACGCCACCGAGGGCCCTTTCCCCGGCTGGAAGCAAAGCGGCCTCGGCGCCGAGTCGGGCCCCGAAGGGCTGCACGAGTATCTGGAGCCGAAGCTCGTGAGCTTCTTCGTATAG
- a CDS encoding amidohydrolase, which translates to MIDLLLENAVLPLADGAADAVAIRDGKIAAVGQGADLRRELSPRRRLDLEGRALLPGFNDAHIHVWKVGHLLTSLVDLRDATSLGELQTRLASRSDATKAWLLARGVNELKLADGRLPTRDELDTWFPDRPVWITRVCNHVGLANSAAMRAAGIDNATDSPAGGEVRRDAAGQLTGVFTENAMRLVADRVPPPSSDDLRAMVRAANQKLLGLGVTAFTDPGVDDHLLAVYQAMDDAGELVGRFNVMRLAPEEASSEVMAEWAPPTVSGFLRIDTAKLFMDGGLSGATAALSVPYRHADTRGVLRYECDEYATLCRKADAAGYRVATHVIGDRAITTALDAFEALPRIAKRARFEHFGLPTSADLLRTTRLRIGVATQAIFLPELGANFRQYLPEDFPITPYPIRAMVDAGLTVALSTDAPVVVDERPLAGVAAAARRLSGDGAPIGPHEAITVREGLHAYTAAGAQLSGDADRFGAIAPGQLADLVVLDRSPLTTPLEELADIEVKMTLVGGEVVYES; encoded by the coding sequence ATGATCGACCTGCTCCTTGAGAACGCCGTCTTGCCGCTCGCCGACGGCGCAGCGGACGCGGTGGCGATTCGGGATGGCAAGATCGCCGCGGTAGGGCAGGGCGCCGACTTGCGCCGCGAGCTCTCGCCGCGGCGCCGTCTCGATCTTGAAGGCCGCGCGTTGCTGCCGGGCTTCAACGACGCCCACATCCACGTCTGGAAAGTCGGGCATCTCCTGACCTCGCTCGTCGATCTCCGCGACGCGACCTCGCTCGGCGAGCTGCAGACGCGCCTCGCCTCACGGAGCGACGCAACGAAAGCCTGGCTGCTCGCGCGCGGCGTGAACGAGCTCAAGCTCGCCGACGGCCGGTTGCCGACGCGCGACGAACTCGACACGTGGTTCCCCGATCGGCCGGTCTGGATCACCCGCGTCTGCAACCACGTGGGGCTCGCCAACAGCGCCGCGATGCGCGCCGCGGGAATCGATAACGCGACGGATTCACCGGCGGGCGGTGAAGTCCGCCGCGACGCGGCCGGCCAGTTGACGGGCGTCTTCACCGAGAACGCGATGCGCCTCGTCGCCGACCGCGTGCCGCCGCCCTCGAGTGACGACTTGCGAGCGATGGTCCGCGCGGCGAACCAGAAGCTTCTTGGCCTCGGCGTGACCGCGTTCACCGATCCCGGCGTGGACGACCATCTGCTCGCTGTCTACCAAGCCATGGACGACGCCGGCGAGCTTGTCGGACGGTTCAACGTCATGCGGCTTGCGCCCGAGGAGGCGTCGTCGGAGGTGATGGCCGAATGGGCGCCGCCAACCGTTAGTGGTTTTTTGCGTATCGATACGGCCAAGCTCTTCATGGACGGCGGGCTCAGCGGTGCGACGGCGGCGCTATCGGTCCCCTATCGCCACGCCGACACACGCGGCGTGTTGCGCTACGAATGCGACGAGTACGCCACGCTCTGCCGCAAGGCGGACGCCGCTGGCTACCGGGTCGCGACGCACGTCATCGGCGATCGGGCGATCACGACGGCGCTCGACGCGTTCGAAGCGCTGCCACGCATCGCCAAGCGCGCCCGCTTCGAGCACTTCGGTCTGCCCACCAGCGCCGACCTCCTCCGCACAACTCGGCTGCGGATCGGCGTGGCGACCCAGGCGATCTTCTTGCCGGAACTCGGCGCCAACTTCCGCCAGTACCTGCCCGAAGACTTCCCGATCACGCCGTACCCGATCCGTGCGATGGTCGACGCGGGGCTAACGGTTGCGCTCTCCACCGACGCGCCGGTGGTCGTCGATGAACGCCCCCTCGCCGGTGTTGCGGCGGCCGCGCGGCGGCTCAGCGGCGACGGCGCCCCGATTGGCCCCCACGAAGCGATCACTGTCCGCGAAGGCCTCCACGCCTACACGGCCGCCGGCGCCCAGCTCTCGGGCGACGCCGACCGCTTCGGCGCGATCGCCCCGGGCCAGCTTGCCGACCTCGTGGTGCTCGATCGCTCACCGCTGACGACGCCGCTCGAAGAACTCGCCGACATCGAAGTGAAGATGACTCTCGTGGGGGGAGAAGTCGTTTACGAAAGCTAG